From one Trachemys scripta elegans isolate TJP31775 chromosome 14, CAS_Tse_1.0, whole genome shotgun sequence genomic stretch:
- the LOC117886994 gene encoding zinc finger protein 586-like gives MDEFVIYGKGHRNTTARKTTPKEDNEYLGSVTLQAINTGEKTLQWLDCGKNFNKCSDLANHGRSHLGERPSRYLEGRNCLIWKSALITHQKIHTGDRPHKCLDCGKSFTWRSALVRHQAIHTGERPHKCLDCGKSFIRRSALVNHQAVHTRERPHKCLDCGKSFLQRSHLLIHQRIHTGEIPHKCLDCGKSFLWRSALINHQAVHTGERTHKCLDCGKSFTWRSAFVRHLAIHTGERPHKCLDCGKSFIRRSALVNHQAVHTREGPHNCLDCGKSFRWRSVFVKHQAIHKTGKP, from the coding sequence ATGGATGAATTTGTTATATATGGAAAAGGACACAGGAATACCACAGCCAGGAAGACAACCCCCAAGGAAGACAATGAATACCTCGGTTCTGTTACGCTTCAGGCAATAAATACTGGAGAGAAAACACTTCAATGGttggactgtgggaaaaactTCAATAAGTGCTCAGATCTTGCTAACCATGGGAGAAGCCACCTGGGGGAGAGACCCTCTCGGTACCTGGAGGGCAGGAATTGTTTGATTTGGAAGTCAGCGCTGATTACACATCAAAAAATCCACACAGGCGACAGACCAcataagtgcttagactgtgggaaaagtttcacctGGAGATCAGCCCTTGTtagacatcaggcaatccacaccggcgagagaccccataagtgtttggactgtgggaaaagtttcatacggAGGTCAGCCCTTGTTAATCATCAGGCAGTGCACACCagagagagaccccacaagtgcttagactgtggaaaaagtttcCTGCAGAGATCACACCTTCTTATACATCAGAGAATACACACTGGAGAGataccccataagtgcttggactgtgggaaaagtttcctATGGAGGTCAGCCCTTATTAATCATCAGGCAGTGCACACAGGAGAGAGAACCCACaagtgcttagactgtggaaaaagtttcaCATGGAGATCAGCCTTTGTTAGACATCTGGCAATCCACAccggagagagaccccataagtgcctggactgtgggaaaagtttcatacggAGGTCAGCCCTTGTTAATCATCAGGCAGTGCACACCAGAGAGGGACCCCACAATTGcttagactgtgggaaaagtttcagatGGAGGTCAGTGTTTGTTAAACATCAAGCAATCCATAAAACAGGGAAACCATAA